One Streptomyces mobaraensis NBRC 13819 = DSM 40847 DNA segment encodes these proteins:
- a CDS encoding MscL family protein, with product MLKGFKNFVMRGDIVVVAVGLIIALALSTLIKAFTDFVINPIIASLQGGHSLGLGWQLGRAGNKATYLDLGAFISAAIYFLIFMAVVYFFIVLPYRHVQARRGVVVFDEPGPLRTCPACLSEDLPAAATRCLHCCADLPATGGRAHA from the coding sequence ATGCTCAAGGGATTCAAGAACTTCGTCATGCGCGGCGACATCGTCGTCGTCGCGGTCGGCCTGATCATCGCGCTGGCGCTGAGCACCCTCATCAAGGCGTTCACGGACTTCGTGATCAACCCGATCATCGCCAGCCTGCAGGGCGGCCACTCGCTCGGCCTCGGCTGGCAGCTCGGCCGGGCCGGGAACAAGGCCACCTACCTCGACCTCGGCGCCTTCATCTCCGCGGCCATCTACTTCCTCATCTTCATGGCCGTCGTCTACTTCTTCATCGTCCTCCCGTACCGGCACGTCCAGGCCCGCCGCGGCGTCGTCGTCTTCGACGAGCCGGGACCCCTGCGGACCTGCCCGGCCTGCCTCTCCGAGGACCTCCCCGCGGCCGCCACCCGGTGCCTCCACTGCTGCGCCGACCTCCCCGCGACGGGCGGGCGGGCGCACGCCTGA